From the Macaca nemestrina isolate mMacNem1 chromosome 7, mMacNem.hap1, whole genome shotgun sequence genome, one window contains:
- the CIL gene encoding cartilage intermediate layer protein 1, which yields MVGTKTWVFSFLVLEVTSVLGRQTMLTQSVRRVQPGKRNPSIFSKPADILESPGEWTTWFNIDYPGGKGDYERLDAIRFYYGDRVCARPLWLEARTTDWTPAGNTGQVVHGSPREGFWCLNREQRPGQNCSNYTVRFLCPPGSLRRDTEHIWSLWSPWSKCSAACGQTGVQTRTRTCLAETVSLCSEATEEGQHCMGQDCTACDLTCPMGQVNADCDACMCQDFMLHGAVSLPGGAPASGATVYLLTKTPKLLTQTDSDGRFQIPGLCPDGKSILKITKVKFAPIVLTMPKTSLKAATINAEFVRAEIPYMVMNPETKARRAGQSVSLCCKAKGKPSPDKYFWYHNDTLLDPSHYKHESKLVLRNLQQDQAGEYFCKAQSDAGAVKSKVAQLIVIAPDETPCNPVPESYLIRLPHDCFQNATNSFYYDVGRCPVKTCAGQQDNGIRCRDAVQNCCGISKTEEREIQCSGYTLPTKVAKECSCQRCTETRSIVRGRVSAADNGEPMRFGHVYMGNSRVSMTGYKGTFTLHVPQDTERLVLTFVDRLQKFVNTTKVLPFNKKGSAVFHEIKMLRRKEPITLEAMETNIIPLGEMVGEDPMAELEIPSKSFYRQNGEPYTGKVKASVTFLDPRNISTATAAQSDLNFINDEGDTFPLRTYGMFSVDFRDEVTSEPLNAGKVKVHLDSTQVKMPEHISTVKLWSLNPDTGLWEEESDFKFENQRRNKREDRTFLVGNMEIRERRLFNLDVPESRRCFVKVRAYRSERFLPSEQIQGVVISVINLEPRTGFSSNPRAWGRFDSVITGPNGACVPAFCDDQSPDAYSAYVLASLAGEELQAVESFPKFNPNAIGVPQPYLNKLNYRRTDHEDPRVKKTAFQISMAKPRPNSAEESNGPIYAFENLRACEEAPPSAAHFRFYQIEGDRYDYNTVPFNEDDPMSWTEDYLAWWPKPMEFRACYIKVKIVGPLEVNVRSRNMGGTHRRTVGKLYGIRDVRSTRDRDQPNVSAACLEFKCSGMLYDQDRVDRTLVKVIPQGSCRRASVNPMLHEYLVNHLPLAVNNDTSEYTMLAPLDPLGHNYGIYTVTDQDPRTAKEIALGRCFDGTSDGSSRIMKSNVGVALTFNCVERQVGRQSAFQYLQSTPARSPAAGTVQGRVPLRRQQRASRSGQRQRGAVASLRFPRVAQQPLIN from the exons ATGGTGGGGACCAAGACCTGGGTGTTCTCCTTCCTGGTCCTGGAAGTCACATCTGTGTTGG GGAGACAGACGATGCTCACCCAGTCGGTAAGAAGAGTCCAGCCTGGGAAGAGGAACCCCAGCATCTTTTCCAAGCCTGCCGACATCCTGGAGA GCCCTGGTGAGTGGACAACATGGTTCAACATCGACTACCCAGGTGGGAAGGGCGACTATGAGCGGCTGGACGCCATTCGCTTCTACTATGGGGACCGTGTATGTGCCCGTCCTCTGTGGCTAGAGGCTCGGACCACTGATTGGACACCCGCGGGCAACACTGGCCAAGTGGTCCATGGTAGTCCCCGTGAGGGTTTCTGGTGCCTCAACAGGGAACAGCGGCCTGGTCAGAACTGCTCTAATTACACCGTACGCTTCCTCTGCCCACCAG GGTCCCTGCGCCGAGACACAGAGCACATCTGGAGCCTGTGGTCTCCCTGGAGCAAGTGCTCAGCTGCCTGTGGTCAGACTGGGGTCCAGACTCGCACTCGCACCTGCTTGGCAGAGACGGTGTCGCTGTGCAGCGAGGCCACTGAAGAGGGTCAGCACTGCATGGGCCAGGACTGTACAG CCTGTGACCTGACCTGCCCAATGGGCCAGGTGAATGCTGACTGTGATGCCTGCATGTGCCAGGACTTCATGCTTCATGGGGCTGTCTCCCTTCCTGGAGGTGCCCCAGCCTCAGGGGCCACTGTCTACCTGCTGACCAAGACACCTAAGCTGCTGACCCAGACAGACAGTGATGGGAGATTCCAAATCCCTGGCTTGTGCCCTGATGGCAAAAGCATCCTGAAGATCACAAAGGTCAAGTTTGCCCCCATTGTACTCACAATGCCCAAGACAAGCCTGAAGGCAGCCACCATCAATGCAGAGTTTGTGAGGGCAG AGATTCCATACATGGTGATGAACCCTGAGACAAAAGCACGGAGAGCTGGGCAGAGCGTGTCCCTGTGCTGCAAGGCCAAAGGGAAGCCCAGTCCGGACAAGTATTTTTG GTATCATAATGACACATTGCTGGATCCTTCCCACTACAAGCATGAGAGCAAGCTGGTGCTGAGGAACCTGCAGCAGGACCAGGCGGGGGAGTACTTTTGCAAGGCCCAGAGTGATGCTGGGGCTGTGAAGTCCAAGGTTGCCCAGCTGATTGTCATAG CACCTGATGAGACTCCTTGCAACCCAGTTCCTGAGAGCTATCTTATCCGGCTGCCCCATGATTGCTTTCAGAATGCCACCAACTCCTTCTACTATGACGTGGGACGCTGCCCTGTCAAGACTTGTGCAGGGCAGCAGGATAATGGGATCAGGTGTCGTGATGCTGTGCAGAACTGCTGTGGCATCTCCAAAACAGAGGAGAGGGAGATCCAGTGCAGTGGCTACACGCTACCCACAAAGGTGGCCAAGGAGTGCAGCTGCCAGCGGTGTACAGAAACTCGGAGCATCGTGCGGGGCCGTGTCAGTGCTGCTGACAATGGGGAGCCCATGCGCTTTGGCCATGTGTACATGGGGAACAGCCGTGTAAGCATGACTGGCTACAAGGGTACTTTCACCCTCCATGTCCCCCAGGACACCGAGAGGCTGGTGCTCACATTTGTGGACAGGCTGCAGAAGTTCGTCAACACCACCAAAGTGCTACCTTTCAACAAGAAGGGGAGTGCCGTGTTCCATGAAATTAAGATGCTTCGTCGAAAAGAGCCCATCACTTTGGAAGCCATGGAGACCAACATCATTCCTCTGGGGGAAATGGTTGGTGAAGACCCCATGGCTGAACTGGAGATTCCATCCAAGAGTTTCTACAGGCAGAATGGGGAGCCCTACACAGGAAAAGTGAAGGCCAGTGTGACCTTCCTGGATCCCCGGAATATTTCCACAGCCACAGCTGCCCAGAGTGACCTGAACTTCATCAATGACGAAGGAGACACTTTCCCCCTTCGGACATATGGCATGTTCTCTGTGGACTTCAGAGATGAGGTCACCTCAGAGCCACTTAATGCTGGCAAAGTGAAGGTCCACCTGGACTCGACCCAGGTCAAGATGCCAGAGCACATATCCACAGTGAAACTCTGGTCACTCAATCCAGACACAGGGCTGTGGGAGGAGGAAAGTGatttcaaatttgaaaatcaaAGGAGGAACAAAAGGGAAGACAGAACCTTCCTGGTGGGCAACATGGAGATCCGTGAGAGAAGGCTCTTTAACCTGGATGTTCCTGAAAGCAGGCGGTGTTTTGTTAAGGTGAGGGCCTACCGGAGTGAGAGGTTCTTGCCTAGTGAGCAGATCCAGGGGGTTGTGATCTCCGTGATTAATCTGGAGCCTAGAACTGGCTTCTCGTCCAACCCTAGGGCCTGGGGCCGCTTTGACAGTGTCATCACAGGCCCCAATGGGGCCTGTGTGCCTGCCTTCTGTGATGACCAGTCCCCTGATGCCTATTCTGCCTAtgtcttggcaagcctggctgGGGAGGAACTGCAAGCAGTGGAGTCTTTTCCTAAATTCAACCCAAATGCAATTGGCGTCCCTCAGCCCTATCTCAACAAGCTCAATTACCGTCGGACGGACCATGAGGATCCACGGGTTAAAAAGACAGCCTTCCAGATTAGCATGGCCAAGCCAAGGCCCAACTCAGCTGAGGAGAGCAACGGGCCCATCTATGCCTTTGAGAACCTCCGGGCATGTGAAGAGGCACCACCCAGTGCAGCCCACTTCCGGTTCTACCAGATTGAGGGGGATCGATATGACTACAATACAGTCCCCTTCAATGAAGATGATCCTATGAGCTGGACTGAAGACTATCTGGCATGGTGGCCAAAGCCGATGGAATTCAGGGCCTGCTATATCAAGGTGAAGATTGTGGGGCCACTGGAAGTCAATGTGCGATCCCGCAACATGGGGGGCACTCATCGGCGGACAGTGGGGAAGCTGTATGGAATCCGAGATGTGAGGAGCACTCGGGACAGGGACCAGCCCAATGTCTCAGCTGCCTGTCTGGAGTTCAAGTGCAGTGGGATGCTCTATGACCAGGACCGTGTGGACCGCACCCTGGTGAAGGTCATTCCCCAGGGCAGCTGCCGTCGAGCCAGTGTGAACCCCATGTTGCATGAGTACCTGGTCAACCACTTGCCACTTGCAGTCAACAACGACACCAGTGAGTACACCATGCTGGCACCCTTGGACCCACTAGGCCACAACTATGGCATCTACACTGTCACTGACCAGGACCCTCGAACAGCCAAGGAGATTGCGCTTGGCCGGTGCTTTGATGGCACATCCGATGGCTCCTCCAGAATCATGAAGAGCAATGTGGGAGTAGCCCTCACCTTCAACTGCGTAGAGAGGCAGGTAGGCCGCCAGAGTGCCTTCCAATACCTCCAAAGCACCCCAGCCCGGTCTCCTGCTGCAGGCACTGTCCAAGGAAGAGTGCCCTTAAGGAGGCAGCAGCGAGCGAGCAGGAGTGGCCAGCGCCAGCGGGGAGCGGTGGCCTCTCTGAGATTTCCTAGAGTTGCTCAACAGCCCCTGATCAACTGA